Proteins from a genomic interval of Chromatiales bacterium 21-64-14:
- a CDS encoding chromosome partitioning protein: protein MRTILVLNAKGGSGKSIIATNLASYYALDGAHVALVDFDPQEAGLEWLTHRAPTRPPIQGVSGRDGPLATPKDTEYLIMDGPAAVHGGDLAHLVQRASTLIIPVLPSPLDIRAAAHFIQELLLIGRVSRREARVAVVANRVREQTQVFQTLERFLNRLKIPYVTALRESQNYHRAAERGLGIFELAPSLVKTDLAQWQPLLAWLNSRRSVPDGRTRHS, encoded by the coding sequence ATGCGTACCATTTTGGTACTGAACGCCAAGGGCGGCAGCGGCAAGAGCATCATCGCCACGAATCTCGCCAGCTATTACGCGCTGGACGGCGCGCACGTGGCGCTGGTCGATTTCGACCCTCAAGAAGCCGGCCTGGAGTGGCTCACACACCGCGCCCCGACACGCCCGCCCATCCAGGGCGTGTCGGGGCGCGACGGCCCGCTGGCCACGCCCAAGGACACGGAATACCTGATCATGGACGGGCCTGCCGCGGTGCATGGGGGGGATCTGGCGCACCTAGTCCAGCGTGCGTCCACCCTGATCATTCCGGTGCTCCCCTCGCCGCTGGATATCCGGGCCGCAGCCCATTTCATCCAGGAGCTGCTGCTGATCGGCCGGGTATCCCGCCGCGAGGCGCGGGTGGCCGTGGTAGCCAACCGGGTCCGGGAGCAGACCCAAGTCTTCCAGACCCTGGAGCGCTTCCTGAACCGACTGAAGATTCCCTACGTGACGGCACTGCGGGAGAGCCAGAACTACCACCGCGCTGCCGAGCGCGGGCTCGGTATCTTCGAACTTGCCCCATCTCTCGTAAAGACCGACTTGGCCCAGTGGCAACCGCTACTCGCCTGGCTCAACAGCCGCCGCTCGGTTCCGGATGGCCGAACCCGGCACTCCTGA
- a CDS encoding NAD(P)-dependent oxidoreductase — translation MSPVLIVGCGDIGRRVAALCRREGTEVHGLVRRPDQGAALSAVDIQPIIADLDRPGSAYPLPVEGARVFYCAPPPTEGDTDPRMRGFLDGLMEQRAERIVYISTSGVYGDCGEAWITEDQPVAPRTPRARRRLDAEQALQRWGAAHGVPVVILRVPGIYGPGRLPAQRIRRGLPVLDPSESPFTNRIHADDLARACVLAAQRGVPGEVYHASDGKPTTMTDYFFRVADLLGLPRPPVVSRAEAQRVLSAELLSYLNESRRLDNRKLRTGLGLDLVYPDLESGLRSCRR, via the coding sequence GTGTCCCCTGTGCTAATTGTGGGTTGCGGCGATATCGGCCGGCGGGTCGCCGCCTTGTGCCGGCGGGAGGGGACCGAGGTCCACGGCTTGGTACGCAGGCCTGACCAGGGTGCGGCTCTCAGCGCCGTGGATATCCAACCGATCATCGCGGACCTGGACCGCCCCGGATCTGCATACCCGCTTCCGGTGGAAGGGGCACGGGTATTCTATTGCGCGCCGCCCCCCACCGAGGGGGATACGGATCCACGTATGCGGGGCTTTCTCGACGGGCTGATGGAGCAGCGCGCGGAGCGCATCGTCTACATCAGTACCAGCGGCGTGTACGGGGATTGCGGCGAGGCATGGATCACCGAGGACCAGCCAGTGGCACCCCGGACACCGCGCGCGCGGCGCCGGCTGGACGCGGAACAGGCGCTGCAGCGTTGGGGCGCTGCCCATGGGGTCCCGGTGGTGATCCTGCGGGTGCCTGGTATCTATGGTCCCGGGCGCCTTCCGGCGCAGCGTATCCGGCGCGGGCTGCCGGTGTTGGACCCGTCCGAATCCCCGTTTACCAATCGCATCCATGCCGATGACCTGGCGCGCGCCTGCGTGCTCGCCGCGCAACGGGGCGTGCCCGGGGAGGTCTACCATGCCAGTGACGGTAAGCCGACCACCATGACCGATTACTTCTTCCGGGTCGCGGATCTGCTGGGGTTGCCGCGCCCGCCGGTGGTGAGCCGCGCCGAGGCGCAACGGGTCCTTTCCGCCGAACTGCTCTCGTACCTGAACGAGTCCCGGCGGCTGGATAACCGCAAGCTGCGCACGGGACTGGGCCTGGACCTGGTGTATCCGGATCTGGAATCGGGGTTGCGGTCGTGCCGCCGGTGA
- a CDS encoding CDP-6-deoxy-delta-3,4-glucoseen reductase (catalyzes the formation of 3,6-dideoxy-D-glycero-D-glycero-4-hexulose) gives MEFKVKVQPSGHEFTVEEDETVLEAALRQGFAFPYGCRNGACGTCQGKILSGTVTYDGPAPPGLIPEEEAEGRALFCSAYPLSDLVVEMREIGAAKDIVVKTLPCRVTGMEKLAADVMRLYLKLPAAERLQFLAGQYLDILLRDGGRRGFSIANAPHDDAHIELHVRHLPGGRFSDHVFARMKEKDLLRFQGPLGSFFLREESDRPILMIGGGTGFAPLKGMLEHVFHAGIQRPIHLYWGARGRRDLYLHDLPLSWSETHSDFRYTPVLSEPLAEDAWEGRTGFVHDAVVQDYPDLGAYEVYMSGPPPMIEAAKQAFRTHGLPFDHLYYDSFEPARDSRSTVA, from the coding sequence ATGGAATTCAAGGTTAAGGTACAACCCAGCGGGCACGAGTTCACCGTCGAGGAGGACGAGACGGTGCTCGAGGCGGCGCTGCGTCAGGGCTTCGCATTCCCGTACGGATGCCGCAACGGCGCGTGTGGAACCTGCCAGGGCAAAATCCTCTCCGGCACGGTGACCTATGACGGCCCGGCACCGCCGGGGCTCATCCCGGAGGAAGAGGCGGAGGGGCGTGCCCTGTTCTGCAGTGCGTATCCGCTCAGCGACCTGGTGGTGGAAATGCGCGAGATCGGCGCAGCCAAGGATATCGTGGTCAAGACCCTGCCGTGCCGGGTCACCGGGATGGAGAAGCTCGCCGCCGACGTGATGCGCTTGTACTTGAAGCTGCCGGCAGCGGAACGGCTGCAGTTCCTGGCCGGCCAGTACCTGGACATCCTGCTGCGGGACGGGGGCCGGCGCGGATTCTCCATCGCCAACGCGCCCCACGACGACGCGCACATCGAACTCCACGTCCGACACCTGCCGGGCGGGCGCTTCAGCGACCATGTCTTCGCGCGCATGAAAGAGAAGGACCTGCTGCGTTTCCAGGGCCCCCTGGGCAGTTTCTTCCTGCGCGAGGAGTCCGACCGACCCATCCTGATGATCGGCGGCGGCACCGGATTCGCACCGCTCAAGGGGATGCTGGAACACGTGTTCCATGCGGGCATTCAGCGCCCGATCCATTTGTATTGGGGCGCCCGCGGGCGCCGCGATCTCTATCTGCATGACCTGCCGCTCTCCTGGTCCGAGACCCATTCCGACTTCCGGTACACTCCGGTGCTCTCGGAACCGCTAGCCGAGGATGCATGGGAGGGGCGCACGGGTTTCGTCCACGACGCGGTGGTTCAAGACTATCCGGACCTCGGTGCTTACGAGGTCTACATGAGCGGCCCACCCCCCATGATCGAAGCCGCCAAGCAGGCGTTCCGCACCCACGGTCTGCCCTTCGATCACCTGTATTACGATTCTTTCGAGCCGGCGCGGGACTCCCGCAGTACGGTCGCGTAA
- a CDS encoding uroporphyrinogen III synthase yields the protein MEDHGAAQGPLSGVGILVTRPAHQAEPLCACIETQGGRAIRFPVLEILDPEDRAPLLEVIDRLDQFDLAIFISPNAVIKAMNLILGRRQWPSALRLAAIGSGSAKELARFGRAPDIQPARRFNSEALLALEEMQTVTGQRIVIFRGDGGREVLGDELRRRGAWVEYAEAYRRGRPAADVGRLMRHWARGEVDIITVTSNTGLRNLFELVGKLGQQWLRRTPLVVVSRRGVELARELGFRDPPIVADSADDAALLAALNAWARARGQD from the coding sequence ATGGAAGACCATGGCGCAGCGCAGGGACCCCTGTCCGGTGTCGGGATATTGGTTACCCGTCCGGCGCACCAAGCGGAGCCCCTGTGCGCGTGCATCGAGACCCAGGGGGGGCGGGCGATCCGCTTCCCGGTGCTGGAGATCCTGGATCCAGAGGATCGTGCGCCGCTTCTGGAGGTGATCGACCGCCTGGACCAGTTCGATCTGGCGATCTTCATCAGTCCCAACGCGGTGATCAAGGCAATGAATCTCATCCTTGGCCGCCGCCAGTGGCCGTCGGCGTTGCGGCTCGCCGCGATCGGTAGTGGTTCCGCGAAGGAGTTGGCGCGTTTCGGTCGGGCACCGGATATCCAGCCCGCGCGCCGCTTCAACAGTGAAGCCCTGCTGGCCCTGGAGGAAATGCAAACGGTGACTGGACAGCGCATCGTGATCTTCCGCGGCGATGGCGGCCGGGAGGTGCTGGGGGATGAACTGCGCCGTCGCGGGGCGTGGGTGGAATATGCGGAGGCCTACCGGCGTGGGCGGCCCGCCGCGGACGTGGGCCGACTCATGCGCCATTGGGCACGGGGCGAAGTGGACATCATCACTGTTACCAGCAATACCGGACTGCGTAACCTGTTTGAGCTGGTGGGTAAACTGGGTCAGCAGTGGCTGCGCCGGACTCCGCTGGTGGTGGTGAGCCGCCGCGGGGTGGAGCTGGCCCGGGAACTCGGGTTCAGGGATCCGCCCATCGTGGCGGACAGTGCCGACGACGCAGCCCTGTTAGCGGCCTTGAACGCCTGGGCCCGCGCCCGCGGGCAAGACTGA
- a CDS encoding hydroxymethylbilane synthase, translated as MKGPDLRIATRKSPLALWQAQWVRDQLCRLHPGLRVELLPMQTRGDRILDSPLSKIGGKGLFLKELEESLQDGRADLAVHSMKDVPAELPAGLALPVILPREDPRDAFLSRYGKVAALPAGARVGTSSLRRICQLRARRGDLEVIDLRGNVDTRLAKLERGDYDAVVLAAAGLKRLDLGHRIGAILAPEESLPAVGQGAVGIECRQQDMRVLDWILPLDDRPTHMRVAAERAFSARLGGGCQIPIAGYAELEGERLWLRGLVGRTDGRELVTGEVRGAAHAGEDLGRALAEDLLARGADEILRDLFAG; from the coding sequence ATGAAGGGCCCTGATCTACGTATTGCCACGCGTAAAAGCCCCCTGGCCTTATGGCAGGCCCAGTGGGTCCGGGATCAGCTCTGCCGACTGCACCCCGGGCTCCGGGTGGAATTGCTCCCCATGCAGACCCGCGGTGACCGCATCCTGGATAGCCCTCTATCTAAGATCGGTGGCAAGGGTCTTTTCCTGAAGGAGTTGGAGGAGAGCCTTCAGGACGGGCGGGCGGATCTCGCCGTCCATTCCATGAAGGATGTGCCCGCGGAGTTGCCCGCGGGGCTGGCGCTTCCGGTGATCCTTCCACGGGAGGACCCCCGGGATGCGTTCCTGTCCCGCTATGGAAAGGTCGCAGCGCTGCCTGCGGGCGCCCGGGTGGGTACTTCCAGCTTGCGCCGAATCTGCCAGCTCCGGGCCCGGCGCGGCGACCTGGAGGTCATCGATCTGCGCGGGAATGTGGATACCCGTCTCGCCAAGTTGGAACGCGGGGACTACGACGCGGTGGTCCTGGCGGCGGCGGGGCTCAAGCGCCTCGATCTGGGGCACCGGATCGGTGCGATCCTGGCGCCGGAGGAAAGTCTGCCGGCTGTGGGCCAGGGGGCGGTGGGCATTGAATGCCGGCAGCAGGACATGCGGGTGCTGGACTGGATCCTGCCCCTGGATGACCGTCCTACCCATATGCGTGTGGCGGCCGAGCGGGCGTTCAGCGCGCGGCTCGGCGGGGGCTGCCAAATCCCGATCGCGGGCTACGCGGAGTTGGAGGGTGAACGCCTGTGGCTGCGCGGGCTGGTGGGGCGTACCGATGGCCGCGAGCTGGTGACGGGGGAGGTCCGGGGTGCCGCGCACGCTGGCGAGGACTTGGGCCGCGCGCTGGCGGAAGACCTGTTGGCACGGGGTGCCGATGAGATCCTGCGCGACCTGTTCGCCGGTTGA
- a CDS encoding DNA-binding response regulator has product MKILIADDEAPARRRLRALVEELDGHTVLGEAADGREALMRTHELDPDVLLLDIRMPGMDGLEAARHVAGLEHPPAVIFTTAYGDHALEAFEAHAVDYLLKPIRRQRLAAALDRARRLTRAQLGVLGVHRQEAPARTHLCARLHGALALIPVAEIRCLQAGQKYVTVRDADREVLIEESLKGLEQEFGDRFLRIHRNALVAWAYVTGLERDVLGRVCVRLRDVVLPLEVSRRHLPQVRRALRAAAPRRD; this is encoded by the coding sequence ATGAAAATTCTGATCGCGGACGATGAGGCGCCGGCGCGGCGCCGATTGCGCGCCCTGGTGGAGGAACTCGACGGTCACACGGTGCTCGGGGAGGCGGCCGACGGGCGCGAGGCCTTGATGCGGACCCACGAGTTGGATCCGGACGTCCTCCTTCTGGACATCCGGATGCCGGGGATGGACGGGTTGGAGGCCGCGCGCCATGTGGCCGGCCTGGAACATCCCCCGGCGGTGATTTTCACCACCGCCTACGGGGACCATGCCTTGGAGGCGTTCGAGGCCCACGCTGTGGACTATCTGCTCAAACCGATACGCAGGCAGCGCTTGGCGGCGGCATTGGATCGGGCGCGGCGCCTGACCCGCGCCCAGCTGGGGGTGCTGGGTGTGCACCGGCAGGAGGCCCCGGCGCGCACCCACCTCTGCGCCCGGCTGCACGGGGCGCTGGCTCTCATCCCGGTGGCCGAGATCCGGTGCCTGCAAGCGGGCCAGAAGTATGTGACGGTGCGGGACGCGGATCGGGAGGTGTTGATCGAGGAGAGCCTCAAGGGCCTGGAGCAGGAGTTCGGCGACCGGTTTCTACGGATCCACCGCAACGCCCTAGTGGCGTGGGCCTATGTCACGGGCCTGGAACGGGACGTGCTGGGACGGGTCTGCGTGCGACTGCGGGATGTGGTCCTGCCCCTGGAGGTGAGCCGGCGACACCTGCCCCAGGTGCGCCGCGCGCTCCGGGCGGCCGCGCCGCGCCGCGACTGA